The proteins below come from a single Kryptolebias marmoratus isolate JLee-2015 linkage group LG12, ASM164957v2, whole genome shotgun sequence genomic window:
- the dexi gene encoding dexamethasone-induced protein homolog, which yields MTQPVYVQLDSVESLLDELPYMFYLGLFFVNVLILYYAFLMEYIVLNVGIVFLPEDMDQALVDLGVLSDPASVPYDTDTELDVFEGYLE from the coding sequence ATGACACAGCCAGTTTATGTCCAGCTAGATTCGGTGGAATCGCTTTTGGACGAGCTCCCATATATGTTTTATTTGGGCCTGTTCTTTGTGAACGTCCTCATCCTCTACTATGCCTTTCTGATGGAGTACATAGTGCTGAATGTGGGGATAGTGTTTCTGCCCGAGGACATGGACCAGGCTTTGGTGGACCTCGGGGTTCTGTCCGACCCGGCCTCTGTACCCTACGACACAGACACGGAGCTGGATGTGTTTGAGGGTTATCTGGAATGA